From Pseudomonas fluorescens, one genomic window encodes:
- a CDS encoding response regulator transcription factor gives MTPVSAGLPRILTIEDDLVLGAYVHEHLGRCGFQVTWCQNGREGLEMARAQAFDVVLMDILLPGMDGLAVLTDLRSCDSTPVLLMSALGAEADRISGFRLGADDYLPKPFSMAELRVRIEAILRRVALDRRHVAPAVSSDTHSLRFDDELSDVYYGQGWAGLTRSEYRLLDTLNRNGEEVLSKAFLYQHVLQRGYAPHDRSLDMHISQIRRKLKAIGYSEREVRTVWGKGYVLSAADEVV, from the coding sequence ATGACTCCCGTATCTGCTGGCCTTCCCCGCATTCTGACCATTGAAGATGACCTCGTACTCGGTGCTTATGTGCATGAGCACTTGGGCCGTTGCGGTTTTCAGGTGACCTGGTGCCAGAACGGCCGGGAAGGTCTGGAAATGGCTCGTGCCCAGGCCTTCGATGTGGTGCTGATGGATATTCTGCTGCCGGGCATGGACGGTCTGGCTGTATTGACCGACCTGCGCTCCTGCGACTCGACGCCGGTATTACTGATGTCGGCGCTGGGCGCCGAGGCCGACCGCATCAGCGGTTTTCGCCTGGGCGCCGACGATTACCTGCCCAAGCCCTTCAGCATGGCCGAACTGCGGGTACGCATTGAAGCCATACTGCGTCGGGTAGCCCTCGACCGGCGGCACGTCGCCCCGGCCGTCAGCAGCGACACCCATAGCCTGCGTTTCGATGACGAACTGTCTGACGTTTATTACGGTCAGGGCTGGGCCGGGTTGACCCGCAGCGAGTATCGCCTGCTCGATACGCTCAATCGCAACGGTGAAGAAGTCCTCAGCAAGGCGTTCCTCTACCAACACGTCCTGCAGCGCGGCTACGCGCCCCACGACCGTAGTCTGGACATGCACATCAGCCAGATTCGCCGCAAGCTCAAGGCCATCGGCTACAGCGAGCGCGAAGTGCGCACGGTATGGGGCAAAGGCTATGTATTGAGCGCCGCCGATGAAGTGGTCTGA